One Chitinivorax sp. B DNA window includes the following coding sequences:
- a CDS encoding methyl-accepting chemotaxis protein, which translates to MSIAKRLILLIAISLIALVVVGITGARLAHKTEEKLKYTQTNILPSMELLAEAERGVLLIRSTVLLHLLTIEAEAKTKHEQTIKELHDRVSANLQTYETLADDQEDKKLLEADRTALAEYDAVRAKVLALSRDNNLTEARDMALNVASPKIAALMNAVATHRGYNSKYAAQEEAEATAAIARGLTINWVLIVVAVLITVISGWLLYRAIVGSLHNIRGVVTHIEQSLDFTQRADIQRRDEVGDTAGAFNQLLIRLQDNLKSLAQRAVEVSASANQLSQTAQQVSQSSNAQSEASSNVASTVEEMTVSINHVGDRANETNQLATEAGKLAQSGRNVIEQTVRDIRDIASTVSQAATRIRELEAQSQQISTVVAVIKEVADQTNLLALNAAIEAARAGEHGRGFSVVADEVRLLAERTSVSTQEISRTISAMTASAVGAVKGMEDAVSQVEQGVARADDAAQAIARIGESSDKTVTMVGEITSAIREQATASNNIASQIERIAQMAEQASAAAHETASTASQLDDVATAMREIVAAYRV; encoded by the coding sequence ATGAGTATTGCCAAACGTTTGATCCTGTTGATCGCCATCAGCCTGATTGCACTGGTTGTTGTGGGTATAACCGGTGCCAGGTTGGCTCACAAAACTGAAGAAAAACTGAAGTACACGCAGACAAATATTCTCCCTTCCATGGAACTACTAGCCGAAGCAGAGCGAGGTGTATTGCTGATTCGCTCAACCGTGCTGCTTCATCTGTTGACGATTGAGGCCGAGGCCAAGACCAAACACGAACAGACCATCAAGGAATTGCACGACCGTGTATCGGCCAATCTGCAAACCTATGAAACGCTGGCGGATGACCAGGAAGATAAAAAACTACTTGAGGCGGACCGAACCGCACTTGCGGAATATGACGCGGTTCGCGCCAAAGTGTTGGCTTTGTCACGAGACAACAACCTGACTGAAGCACGTGATATGGCACTGAATGTAGCCAGCCCCAAGATTGCTGCGCTGATGAACGCGGTGGCGACTCACCGTGGCTACAACAGTAAATATGCTGCGCAGGAAGAAGCCGAAGCAACAGCCGCCATTGCCCGTGGCCTGACCATCAACTGGGTGCTGATCGTTGTGGCGGTGTTGATTACTGTCATTTCCGGCTGGTTGCTGTATCGCGCGATTGTAGGTTCCTTGCATAACATTCGTGGCGTGGTGACACACATTGAACAATCGCTGGATTTCACCCAGCGCGCCGACATACAGCGTCGCGACGAAGTTGGCGATACCGCTGGGGCGTTCAATCAATTGCTGATCCGCCTGCAGGACAACCTCAAGTCATTGGCACAACGGGCGGTAGAGGTGTCGGCATCCGCCAATCAGTTGTCACAAACAGCCCAACAGGTATCACAGTCATCCAATGCCCAAAGTGAGGCTTCGTCCAATGTTGCATCGACCGTCGAGGAAATGACCGTCAGCATCAATCATGTTGGCGATCGGGCTAACGAGACCAATCAGTTGGCCACTGAAGCTGGCAAGCTGGCTCAATCTGGTCGGAACGTCATTGAACAGACGGTGCGAGACATTCGCGACATCGCCAGCACGGTAAGTCAGGCCGCTACCCGAATTCGTGAACTGGAAGCGCAAAGCCAGCAGATCTCCACCGTGGTCGCGGTCATCAAGGAAGTGGCCGATCAAACCAATCTACTGGCACTGAATGCAGCCATTGAAGCCGCACGAGCCGGCGAACATGGCCGTGGCTTTTCGGTTGTGGCAGACGAGGTGCGACTGCTGGCAGAACGTACCTCCGTTTCCACTCAGGAAATCTCGCGCACCATATCGGCTATGACAGCCAGCGCAGTCGGTGCAGTCAAAGGCATGGAAGATGCAGTCAGCCAAGTCGAACAGGGTGTCGCCCGCGCCGATGATGCGGCCCAGGCCATCGCCCGTATTGGCGAAAGCTCAGACAAAACCGTGACCATGGTCGGCGAAATCACGTCCGCCATTCGCGAACAGGCAACAGCCAGCAATAATATCGCCTCACAAATTGAACGCATTGCGCAAATGGCAGAGCAGGCCAGTGCCGCAGCCCATGAAACTGCCTCAACAGCATCTCAACTGGACGATGTAGCCACGGCAATGCGCGAAATCGTTGCGGCCTATCGAGTATGA
- a CDS encoding catalase, which produces MTYVQVSTASCFARHTAVSGLVLALGLANPVWAQTQTRDNGAPVGDNQNSQVAGQHGPVLLQDVHLIQKLQRFDRERVPERVVHARGSGAHGVFEATEDVSALTRAAVFVKGTQTPVFVRFSTVIHGNHSPETVRDPRGFATKFYTSEGNWDLVGNNLPVFFIRDAIKFPDMVHSLKPAPDSNLQDPNRFFDFFSHVPEATHMVTRVYSDYGIPRNYRQMDGNSVHAYKWVNTQGQYAYVKFHWKSRQGEQNLTSKEAEAIQAKDFNHASRDLIDAIKRQDFPKWDLYVQVLKPEQLAGFDFDPLDATKVWTGVAERKVGTMTLNRNPDNVFQETEQSAFAPSNLVPGIEPSEDRLLQGRVFSYADTQMHRVGANALQLPINQPRVAVHSHNQDGALNSGKRTGTVNYEPSRLINIRDQAEFKSSRLPLAGTTQQAAIGKPLNFRQAGEFYRSLSETEQKNLIANLAGDLGQVKHMEVRDIMLSYFFKADANYGKALARAMKADISAIEQRAAQLVD; this is translated from the coding sequence ATGACATACGTTCAAGTTTCAACTGCATCCTGCTTTGCAAGGCACACTGCAGTCAGTGGCCTGGTGCTGGCTTTGGGTCTTGCCAATCCAGTGTGGGCGCAGACACAGACGCGTGATAATGGTGCGCCGGTGGGTGATAACCAGAATTCCCAGGTTGCGGGCCAGCATGGCCCGGTGCTACTGCAGGATGTGCATCTAATCCAGAAATTGCAGCGTTTTGACCGCGAACGAGTACCAGAACGCGTCGTACATGCACGTGGCAGTGGTGCCCATGGGGTGTTTGAAGCAACTGAGGACGTATCGGCCTTGACCCGGGCCGCTGTATTTGTCAAAGGTACACAAACTCCAGTATTTGTGCGTTTTTCCACTGTGATCCATGGGAACCATTCACCTGAAACCGTGCGTGATCCACGTGGTTTTGCAACCAAGTTTTATACCAGCGAAGGCAACTGGGATTTGGTTGGCAACAACCTGCCTGTGTTCTTTATTCGCGATGCGATCAAGTTTCCTGACATGGTGCATTCACTGAAACCCGCACCTGATAGCAACCTGCAAGACCCGAACCGTTTCTTCGACTTTTTCTCACATGTGCCGGAAGCCACCCACATGGTGACCCGAGTCTATTCGGATTACGGCATTCCAAGAAACTATCGCCAGATGGATGGCAACAGTGTCCACGCTTATAAATGGGTGAATACCCAAGGTCAGTATGCTTATGTGAAATTTCACTGGAAGTCACGGCAGGGTGAGCAGAACCTGACCAGCAAAGAGGCAGAAGCGATTCAAGCCAAGGATTTCAACCATGCCTCGCGTGATTTGATCGATGCGATCAAACGGCAGGATTTCCCGAAATGGGATCTGTATGTGCAGGTACTGAAACCGGAACAACTGGCAGGATTCGATTTTGATCCATTGGATGCCACGAAAGTCTGGACAGGTGTAGCGGAACGCAAAGTCGGCACGATGACGCTCAACCGCAACCCAGACAATGTCTTTCAGGAAACAGAACAGAGCGCTTTTGCGCCGTCCAATCTCGTGCCCGGGATTGAGCCGTCCGAAGATCGTTTGCTACAGGGGCGTGTGTTTTCCTACGCAGACACGCAAATGCACCGAGTGGGCGCCAACGCTCTGCAATTGCCAATCAATCAACCGCGTGTGGCAGTACACAGCCACAACCAGGATGGTGCCCTCAATAGTGGCAAACGTACCGGTACTGTCAACTATGAACCCAGCCGGCTGATCAATATTCGTGATCAAGCTGAGTTCAAGTCCAGCCGTTTGCCCTTGGCAGGGACAACTCAACAGGCAGCCATTGGCAAACCGTTGAATTTTCGCCAAGCGGGAGAGTTCTACCGATCTCTGTCTGAGACTGAGCAAAAAAATCTGATAGCCAATCTGGCAGGGGATCTGGGGCAAGTAAAACACATGGAAGTACGGGACATCATGCTGTCCTACTTTTTCAAGGCTGATGCGAATTATGGTAAGGCTTTGGCTCGGGCCATGAAGGCGGATATTTCCGCCATCGAGCAGCGTGCGGCTCAATTGGTTGACTGA
- a CDS encoding DUF4253 domain-containing protein produces MREFGFEVMAIPGNEALATLHRLRGENRGYPVLLGDSDSVLALSENLQDVEDSVQDLIDNAAKLNPRSWLVARAKNDSEYYRAPRGEWPDDEEPSEGLISHLDLSTGKPLEKVYIGLVPTEESWQVPCYLKMGGWNECPFPEVHASLFRKWEEEYGAKVVAITSSTVEFEVSRPPTTRDEAITLAKEQYVYCIDIVEQGTETIEQLAASLLNGSTWFFWWD; encoded by the coding sequence ATGAGGGAATTTGGTTTCGAAGTCATGGCCATACCAGGCAATGAGGCACTGGCCACCTTGCATCGTCTGCGTGGCGAGAATCGGGGTTATCCTGTTTTACTGGGAGATTCAGACAGCGTGCTGGCTTTAAGCGAGAATCTGCAGGATGTGGAAGACAGCGTGCAGGATCTGATCGACAACGCAGCCAAGCTGAATCCGCGAAGTTGGTTGGTGGCGCGGGCGAAGAATGACAGCGAATACTATCGTGCGCCTCGTGGTGAATGGCCGGATGATGAGGAGCCGAGCGAGGGGCTGATCAGCCACCTTGATCTGTCGACCGGCAAGCCGCTGGAAAAAGTGTATATCGGATTGGTCCCTACAGAGGAATCCTGGCAAGTACCGTGCTATCTGAAGATGGGAGGGTGGAATGAATGCCCATTCCCAGAAGTACATGCCAGCCTGTTCCGTAAATGGGAGGAGGAATATGGCGCCAAAGTGGTCGCAATTACCAGCTCCACGGTTGAATTTGAAGTTAGCCGTCCACCGACGACACGCGATGAAGCCATTACCCTGGCCAAGGAACAGTATGTCTACTGCATCGATATCGTTGAACAAGGTACCGAAACTATCGAGCAACTTGCTGCTTCACTCTTGAACGGTTCCACCTGGTTCTTCTGGTGGGATTGA
- a CDS encoding CaiB/BaiF CoA-transferase family protein — MGALSHLKVLDLSRVLAGPWASQILGDLGADVIKIERPGSGDDTRSWGPPYLNDAAGHPTSEAAYFLATNRNKRSVTVDMAKPEGQALIRELAMQADVVLENFKVGGLKQYGLDYVSLKAVNPKLVYCSITGFGQDGPYAERAGYDFLIQGLGGLMSLTGEPDGDPQKVGVALTDIMTGLYATIGVLAAMAHRDRTGEGQHIDMALLDVQVACLANQAMNYLATGIAPKRLGNAHPNIVPYQAFPTADGDMILAVGNDSQFAKFCEVAGQAWAQDERFATNRARVANRQRLVPLIRQTTVMRTTAEWIAALEAVGVPCGPINTLDQVFADPQVVQRGLHVDLYHPTAGHAPTVASPLRLSVSPVEYRTAPPLLGQDTDTALIDWLGVSNERLIALRALGVLGN, encoded by the coding sequence ATGGGGGCGTTGTCGCACCTGAAGGTGCTGGATCTGTCGCGGGTGCTGGCTGGGCCATGGGCCAGCCAGATACTGGGTGATCTGGGGGCGGATGTGATCAAGATTGAGCGCCCGGGCAGTGGTGATGATACCCGTAGTTGGGGGCCACCCTATCTGAACGATGCCGCAGGGCACCCCACCAGCGAGGCTGCCTATTTCTTGGCTACCAATCGTAACAAGCGCTCAGTCACGGTGGATATGGCTAAACCGGAAGGTCAGGCATTGATCCGTGAATTGGCGATGCAGGCCGATGTGGTACTGGAAAACTTCAAGGTTGGCGGGCTCAAGCAGTATGGGTTGGACTATGTCAGTTTGAAAGCGGTTAATCCAAAGCTCGTTTACTGTTCTATCACTGGCTTTGGCCAAGATGGTCCTTATGCCGAGCGAGCTGGCTATGACTTTCTGATTCAAGGTCTGGGTGGGTTGATGAGCCTGACGGGGGAGCCGGATGGCGATCCGCAGAAAGTGGGGGTGGCATTGACTGACATCATGACTGGCTTGTATGCCACGATTGGCGTATTGGCCGCCATGGCACACCGTGATCGGACTGGCGAAGGGCAGCATATCGACATGGCTTTGCTGGATGTGCAGGTGGCCTGCTTGGCCAATCAGGCGATGAACTACTTGGCCACAGGCATCGCCCCAAAGCGGCTGGGCAATGCTCACCCTAATATTGTGCCTTACCAGGCTTTTCCGACTGCAGATGGCGACATGATCCTGGCGGTAGGTAACGACAGCCAGTTTGCCAAGTTTTGCGAGGTTGCTGGCCAGGCGTGGGCTCAGGATGAACGTTTTGCCACCAATCGGGCGCGTGTTGCCAACCGACAACGGTTGGTCCCGTTGATCCGCCAGACCACGGTAATGCGTACGACTGCTGAATGGATCGCGGCACTGGAAGCGGTTGGGGTGCCCTGTGGGCCGATCAATACGCTGGATCAGGTATTTGCTGATCCACAGGTCGTACAACGTGGCTTACATGTCGATCTGTATCATCCAACTGCAGGCCATGCCCCAACTGTTGCCAGCCCACTGCGGTTATCCGTTTCACCTGTCGAATATCGTACAGCTCCGCCTCTATTGGGACAGGATACCGATACTGCACTGATTGACTGGTTGGGGGTATCGAATGAGCGATTGATCGCTTTGCGTGCGCTTGGGGTATTGGGAAATTGA
- a CDS encoding acyl-CoA dehydrogenase, producing the protein MKMATKPSFTWDDALLLNDQLTEEERMVRDAAQAYCQEKLLPRVREANRHEHFDREIMNELGELGMLGATIQGYGCAGVNHVAYGLIAREVERVDSGYRSAMSVQSSLVMYPIHAYGSDAQKEKYLPRLAKGELVGCFGLTEPDHGSDPGGMLTRARKVTGGWQLTGNKMWITNSPIADVFVVWGKDDEGEICGFILEKGMKGLSAPKIEGKFSLRASITGEIVMDQVFVPDEQLLPNVKGLKGPFGCLNKARYGIAWGAMGAAEFCWHAARQYTLDRKQFGRPLAANQLIQLKLANMQTDITLGLQGALRVGRLMDEGRAAPEMISLIKRNNCGKALEIARISRDMHGGNGISDEYGVIRHVMNLEAVNTYEGTHDVHALILGRAQTGIQAFF; encoded by the coding sequence ATGAAGATGGCGACCAAACCGAGCTTTACTTGGGATGATGCACTGTTACTGAATGATCAGTTGACGGAAGAAGAACGGATGGTGCGAGACGCCGCTCAGGCCTATTGCCAGGAAAAGTTGCTGCCACGTGTACGTGAGGCCAATCGCCATGAGCATTTCGATCGCGAGATCATGAATGAACTGGGCGAACTGGGTATGTTGGGTGCCACGATCCAGGGCTATGGATGTGCGGGCGTCAATCATGTGGCCTACGGTTTGATTGCACGCGAGGTGGAGCGCGTGGATAGTGGTTATCGTTCGGCAATGAGCGTGCAATCCTCGTTGGTAATGTATCCGATCCATGCTTACGGATCGGACGCACAAAAGGAAAAATATCTGCCCAGGCTGGCCAAAGGTGAATTGGTTGGGTGCTTTGGCTTGACTGAACCTGATCATGGCTCAGATCCTGGTGGCATGCTGACACGGGCTCGCAAGGTAACTGGTGGTTGGCAACTGACGGGCAATAAAATGTGGATTACCAATTCGCCGATTGCCGATGTCTTTGTGGTATGGGGCAAGGATGACGAAGGTGAGATCTGTGGTTTCATCCTTGAAAAAGGCATGAAGGGGTTATCTGCACCCAAGATTGAAGGTAAGTTCAGTTTACGCGCCTCTATCACCGGTGAAATCGTGATGGATCAGGTGTTTGTACCGGATGAGCAATTGTTGCCTAACGTGAAAGGGCTGAAAGGTCCATTTGGTTGTCTTAACAAGGCTCGCTATGGAATCGCCTGGGGGGCCATGGGTGCGGCGGAATTCTGCTGGCATGCGGCCCGTCAATATACGCTTGATCGCAAACAGTTCGGTCGGCCGCTGGCAGCCAATCAGCTGATTCAGTTGAAGCTGGCCAATATGCAGACAGATATTACCTTGGGTTTGCAAGGTGCGTTGCGCGTAGGCCGCTTGATGGATGAAGGCCGTGCTGCGCCGGAAATGATTTCGCTGATCAAACGCAACAACTGCGGTAAAGCATTGGAGATTGCCCGCATCAGCCGTGACATGCACGGGGGCAACGGTATCTCCGATGAATATGGGGTGATCCGTCATGTGATGAATCTGGAGGCGGTCAACACCTATGAAGGTACCCATGACGTGCATGCCCTGATTCTGGGCCGAGCCCAGACGGGCATTCAGGCGTTCTTCTAA
- a CDS encoding IclR family transcriptional regulator, which produces MQNIEEFEDTAHPDHEIDDRQFVTALARGLDVLRCFTVGDRVLSNGDIARRTQLPKSTVSRLTYTLTKLGYLQQLPDLAGYRVGPSVLALGYAATGSMRVRELARPLMQDLADYSNALVSLAARDRLDMIYLENCRSRSSVTLRLDTGMRMPIATTSIGRAFLAGLPQAERQFLLQHLERRAGQRWAEQQIGIRAAMEDYARRGFCLSIGEWKRDVNSVAVPLIIPELSDVVVFSCGGPSFSIKPRQLTEDLGPRLVYLVQHVAGLLAEP; this is translated from the coding sequence ATGCAGAACATTGAAGAATTTGAAGACACCGCACACCCCGATCATGAGATCGATGATCGGCAATTTGTTACCGCCCTGGCCAGAGGATTGGATGTCTTACGCTGCTTTACTGTGGGGGATCGTGTGCTGTCGAATGGCGATATTGCCCGACGTACGCAGCTGCCCAAATCCACTGTATCACGGCTGACTTATACTCTGACCAAGCTTGGCTACCTTCAACAGCTACCTGATTTGGCTGGATATCGAGTAGGCCCGTCTGTATTAGCCTTAGGCTATGCCGCCACTGGCAGTATGCGGGTACGCGAACTAGCCCGACCACTCATGCAGGATCTGGCGGATTATTCCAATGCATTGGTCTCGCTGGCGGCACGGGACCGATTGGATATGATCTATTTGGAAAACTGTCGCAGCCGATCATCAGTCACATTACGGCTGGATACCGGTATGCGGATGCCCATCGCCACTACCTCAATCGGCCGAGCCTTCCTGGCGGGCTTGCCACAAGCAGAGCGGCAGTTTTTGTTGCAGCACCTGGAACGCCGCGCTGGCCAACGATGGGCAGAACAACAAATCGGCATTCGCGCTGCCATGGAGGACTATGCACGACGTGGCTTTTGCTTATCGATAGGAGAATGGAAGCGGGATGTGAATTCAGTTGCGGTACCGCTGATCATTCCGGAGCTTTCTGACGTTGTAGTTTTCAGTTGTGGCGGGCCATCATTTTCAATCAAGCCTCGACAATTGACGGAAGATCTGGGCCCCAGGTTGGTGTACCTTGTCCAGCATGTTGCAGGACTGCTGGCGGAACCGTGA
- a CDS encoding DUF1631 domain-containing protein encodes MNNTAPNNIVSLSEYDKARRVGSDTVSLLNECRDMAAELLSKSLSKMLDRIEESLFELAEKALNHDVRNVYMEARGKALAHRSAVEAEFRRNFLQGFNKRLTAGDVPPKKLDLSTMELSLVDTDDFEATLAVSDIAKRLKNNCTDELMALDYRVAELMHQTDLSDDDNPLGPKAICEAFKDACNQLESNVNVKLIILKQFDQLVSDDIQGVYKDLNSHLVHRNVIPVITPDMLRRRASGAPAPRPQRPAGQPENQVPTVDSQQAVQAGDQELFATLQQLLSRNTDAGMASMLGGLAQSNFAPAGNGGFPELNANVLDALSTMQHGNFEAIVVDGANFDPSLAASGNILRDVKRSVMGQGATQVDAMTIDIVAMLFDYIFDDRQIPDKMKALIGRLQIPVLKVAMLDKKFFSKKTHPARQLLDTLAMAALGWNETEGEGDRLYCKIEEIIHRILSEFEENFDIFESARQELEAFLAEEEQLAHERAENSAKVIYDREWLQLARVSVEDEVKRRIAVGDMPDVIAQFLSLHWNNLMLSVYVKDGVDSDNWRNALQTMDDLIWSVQPKRSPEERMRLVSLLPPMLKKLEAALEINQTPKESREKFFAALVQCHAGAIKSGMPGKQVEVPQAAPAEPIFAPAPLLASVTAPVAEAKELMPVEHFNAAPVGASNFELDLIASANARRMSDDVAAIQELVPPKPAIQDADPYDAMAANLKRGAWIEFRHEDTAMRAKLAWVSPMKNMYLFTNRQGLNAMSISLEGLAAKLRSGSAVIVEESALVDRAVSSMLDALKSGATA; translated from the coding sequence ATGAACAACACAGCGCCAAACAACATTGTCTCGTTAAGCGAGTACGACAAGGCTCGTAGAGTGGGCTCGGATACAGTTTCGTTGCTGAATGAATGTCGGGATATGGCGGCTGAGCTACTCAGCAAGTCGCTATCCAAAATGCTTGATCGCATTGAGGAGTCCCTGTTTGAGTTAGCTGAGAAAGCCCTCAATCATGATGTGCGCAATGTCTATATGGAAGCCCGTGGCAAGGCGCTCGCCCATCGTTCCGCAGTCGAAGCGGAATTCCGTCGTAATTTCCTGCAAGGTTTCAACAAACGTTTGACTGCAGGCGATGTTCCGCCCAAGAAGCTGGATCTATCCACCATGGAGCTGAGCCTTGTCGATACAGATGACTTTGAAGCCACGTTGGCGGTGTCTGATATTGCCAAGCGGCTCAAGAACAATTGCACAGACGAATTGATGGCGCTGGATTATCGGGTTGCCGAGCTGATGCATCAAACTGATCTGTCAGATGATGACAACCCGCTTGGTCCCAAGGCGATTTGCGAAGCATTCAAGGATGCATGTAATCAGCTGGAATCCAACGTCAACGTCAAACTGATCATCCTCAAGCAGTTCGACCAGCTGGTATCCGACGATATTCAAGGGGTTTACAAGGACCTCAACAGCCACTTGGTCCATCGCAATGTGATTCCAGTCATTACCCCGGACATGTTGCGCCGTCGTGCGTCTGGTGCGCCTGCACCACGTCCGCAACGTCCTGCTGGGCAGCCTGAGAATCAGGTACCGACCGTTGATAGCCAACAGGCTGTACAGGCTGGTGATCAAGAGCTGTTTGCCACCTTGCAACAACTGCTATCGCGTAATACCGATGCTGGTATGGCCAGTATGTTGGGAGGATTGGCGCAGAGCAATTTTGCCCCGGCAGGAAATGGTGGTTTTCCTGAGCTGAATGCCAATGTGCTGGATGCATTGAGTACCATGCAACATGGTAATTTTGAAGCCATTGTTGTCGATGGAGCCAATTTTGACCCAAGCCTGGCCGCAAGTGGCAATATCCTTCGCGATGTGAAGCGATCGGTCATGGGGCAGGGGGCGACACAAGTCGATGCAATGACTATCGACATCGTCGCAATGCTGTTTGACTACATATTTGACGATCGACAAATTCCGGACAAGATGAAAGCGCTGATCGGGCGCTTACAGATTCCGGTGCTGAAGGTCGCCATGTTGGATAAGAAGTTCTTCTCCAAAAAGACCCATCCTGCGCGTCAGTTGCTTGATACGCTGGCAATGGCTGCTTTGGGGTGGAATGAGACAGAAGGTGAGGGAGATCGCCTTTACTGCAAGATCGAAGAAATCATCCATCGCATCCTGTCAGAGTTTGAAGAAAACTTCGATATCTTCGAATCAGCCCGTCAAGAGTTGGAAGCTTTTCTGGCGGAAGAGGAACAGCTGGCGCACGAACGTGCTGAAAACTCTGCCAAGGTCATTTATGATCGTGAATGGCTGCAGTTGGCTCGGGTGTCGGTGGAAGACGAAGTCAAACGGCGTATCGCCGTTGGTGACATGCCCGATGTCATTGCGCAATTCCTGTCACTGCACTGGAACAATCTGATGTTGTCCGTCTACGTCAAAGACGGTGTAGACAGCGATAACTGGCGCAATGCATTGCAAACCATGGATGATCTGATCTGGAGTGTTCAACCAAAGCGTTCACCCGAGGAGCGGATGCGCTTGGTCAGCCTGCTGCCACCGATGCTGAAGAAGCTGGAAGCTGCGTTGGAGATCAATCAGACGCCGAAAGAGTCCCGCGAGAAGTTCTTTGCAGCTCTCGTTCAATGTCATGCCGGTGCGATCAAGTCCGGTATGCCGGGTAAACAGGTAGAGGTGCCCCAAGCTGCGCCAGCCGAGCCGATTTTTGCCCCGGCCCCGTTATTGGCCAGTGTGACTGCTCCGGTAGCGGAGGCCAAAGAGTTGATGCCAGTGGAGCATTTCAATGCTGCACCCGTAGGTGCCAGCAACTTTGAACTGGATCTGATTGCGTCAGCCAATGCACGGCGGATGAGTGATGATGTGGCCGCGATTCAGGAGTTGGTGCCGCCAAAGCCGGCAATTCAGGATGCCGATCCGTATGATGCGATGGCGGCTAACCTGAAACGTGGGGCATGGATCGAGTTCCGCCATGAGGACACGGCGATGCGGGCTAAACTGGCATGGGTCAGTCCGATGAAGAACATGTATCTGTTCACTAACCGGCAAGGTTTGAATGCGATGTCGATTTCGCTGGAAGGTTTGGCTGCCAAGCTTCGTTCTGGCAGTGCTGTGATTGTGGAAGAATCGGCACTGGTAGATCGTGCCGTCAGCAGCATGCTTGATGCGTTGAAGAGTGGTGCGACGGCTTAA
- a CDS encoding LEA type 2 family protein has product MSTRHWLLATLCATTLMAGCAGLLQKPQSPQLSIAGLSLVGGNLFEQRFVLKLRVQNPNDFDLQLNGMRYKLELAGQEFVQGQTNQPLTIKRLDSDILEVDAYVKLFELFKQAKSLAVNGKVPYRLTGEALVGESNWHLPFDKQGEYDLSALEKLKGFQMLPNGPQ; this is encoded by the coding sequence ATGTCTACACGCCACTGGCTGCTCGCTACGCTCTGTGCCACCACCTTGATGGCTGGTTGCGCTGGCCTATTGCAAAAACCTCAATCCCCCCAACTCAGCATTGCTGGTCTCAGCTTGGTGGGTGGCAATCTGTTTGAACAACGTTTCGTATTGAAGTTGCGTGTACAAAACCCGAATGACTTCGATTTACAGCTGAACGGCATGCGCTACAAGCTTGAATTGGCTGGTCAGGAGTTCGTACAAGGGCAAACCAATCAACCACTGACTATTAAACGGCTCGATTCCGACATTCTTGAGGTCGATGCCTACGTAAAACTGTTTGAACTGTTTAAACAAGCCAAATCGTTAGCGGTAAACGGTAAGGTGCCCTACCGACTGACGGGAGAAGCTTTAGTGGGGGAAAGCAACTGGCACCTACCATTTGATAAGCAAGGTGAATACGATCTATCTGCACTGGAAAAATTGAAGGGATTCCAGATGCTGCCTAACGGGCCGCAGTGA